The Syngnathus acus chromosome 3, fSynAcu1.2, whole genome shotgun sequence genome includes a window with the following:
- the blzf1 gene encoding golgin-45: MSTAVRDSARVPVRVAGDGMETEKTPSTPELSIDTLPSCLSAAPSIKVANPKHSSKSCSPPPPVSPQPLGVLHLGKVGREACTEVEAIRIVVPRAAISRSSRLTEAKVDVGQQGEERSSSPQPSVDDWRGQLEKLQNSERRLLQDKEGLSNQLRVQTEVNRELKKLLVASMGDDLEYQFERLAREKNQLILENEALGRSLSHTAEQLERMSIQCDVWRSKFLASRVMAEELTNARAALQRQTREAQGAIQDLLSERDVFSREMLLTHRSLEQLLVSLQWGRQQTYYPSAQPLSTGEMAAANYKLADAINSHLLGNARSGAVKKSLAAAEQLCSTPAEKMAEKVLKILDPISCAENKTESALSDSPPPNFLSNKKSIGRFHPYTRYENITFNCCERCTGDILVL; encoded by the exons ATGTCGACTGCTGTCAGGG ATTCTGCCCGTGTCCCGGTAAGAGTTGCTGGCGATGGCATGGAAACCGAGAAAACGCCCTCCACCCCGGAGCTCAGCATCGACACATTGCCCTCGTGTCTCTCTGCTGCTCCCTCGATCAAAGTGGCAAACCCCAAACACAGCTCCAAGTCTTGCAGTCCTCCTCCCCCTGTTTCCCCACAGCCCCTTGGGGTTCTCCACCTGGGCAAGGTGGGGAGGGAGGCCTGCACGGAGGTGGAGGCCATAAGGATTGTCGTCCCTCGTGCTGCCATAAGTAGAAGCAGCCGTCTTACCGAGGCGAAGGTAGACGTGGGACAACAGGGGGAAGAGCGAAGTTCTTCCCCGCAGCCATCGGTGGATGATTGGAGAGGACAGCTTGAGAAGCTTCAAAACTCTGAACGCAGGCTTCTACAAGACAAGGAGGGCCTCTCCAATCAACTGCGAGTGCAGACCGAG GTGAACCGTGAGCTCAAGAAACTGCTGGTGGCGTCCATGGGTGATGACCTGGAATATCAGTTTGAGCGTCTGGCACGCGAGAAGAACCAGCTGATTCTGGAGAACGAGGCTTTGGGTCGCAGCTTGTCGCATACGGCCGAGCAGCTGGAGCGCATGAGTATCCAGTGCGATGTCTGGAGGAGCAAGTTCCTGGCCAGCAG AGTGATGGCAGAGGAGCTGACAAATGCCAGAGCAGCTCTGCAGCGCCAAACCAGAGAGGCGCAAGGAGCCATTCAGGACCTGTTGTCGGAGAGGGACGTGTTCTCCAGGGAAATGCTGCTAACTCACAG ATCTCTGGAGCAGCTCCTGGTGTCTCTGCAGTGGGGCAGGCAACAGACGTACTACCCCAGCGCGCAGCCGCTCAGCACGGGCGAGATGGCAGCAGCTAATTACAAACTAGCGGACGCCATCAACTCTCACCTGTTGGGCAACGCCCGCAGCGGTGCGGTCAAGAAAAGCCTCGCAGCAGCAGAGCAGCTGTGCAGCACACCGGCGGAGAAGATGGCCGAGAAG gTGCTGAAGATTTTAGATCCCATTTCCTGTGCGGAAAACAAGACAGAGTCCGCGCTCAGTGACTCGCCCCCGCCAAACTTTCTGAGCAACAAGAAGAGCATCGGCAGGTTTCACCCGTACACTCGCTATGAGAACATCACGTTCAACTGCTGCGAGCGC
- the ercc5 gene encoding DNA repair protein complementing XP-G cells homolog — MGVHGLWRLLESTGKPINPETLEGKILAVDISIWLNQAVKGVRDREGNNVQNAHLLTLFHRICKLLYFRIRPVFVFDGDAPLLKKQTLVLRRQRKEELRQESQKTNEKLLRTFLKRQAIKAVLGGDSKDPLPSLSSVKRNEVDDMYVLPALPQADEDKKSSSEEEEEKESEDEVDDIHQGEEFYDDSNSVDINSEQFACLPLEMKHELLKDMKEFSKRRRTLYHKPPELSTDFSQYQLSGLLHRNKLNQRLEGVEKEMNERSAGNAPQLSGQDRQSHDVESRRLVSEDNSHYILIKGSSQSKTPSASQPVSAPWSGNALAGFIKRAVDKPEPLWRPISEDEEKRQVPRPDDCQASASKLHSPPSPRTLKAIQAAMSDSSDVEKQEESDGKVSPRTLIAIQRALEEDEKEDGAKHQTPSVSSVAKLQIDISSSEEETEPIGDAKEKTDFKRVADHLFNSGSDSMDEVIGQRYEAFHTSAATQKLKEGSDKRNLREEASEVNKDEEIFKDESPAAMTLSRKADETGDSEQGSIFEKEQRVRPEAAEQLLAKRLGDSPSHLEPPERINNESPTLQMSLNAEIIDDSESDESFVEISEEDAEEIYKEETTQAESQSAAVPDESLKVNDEPDTKTQTDEEEESDEGKEDISPSSPAVNEWEDLNVDELQSLETSLLVEQSNLKEQKQQQERMANTVTGQMYLESQELLRLFGIPFLVAPMEAEAQCAALDRADQTNGTITDDSDVWLFGGRHVYKNFFSQNKYVEHYQYSDLQNQLGLDRTKLINLAYLLGSDYTEGVPGIGYVTGMELLNEFPGPGLEPLTQFWTWWSEAQEKKRLTADPRDTKVKKKLRGLKLQTGFPNPAVAQAYLQPAVDESDSSFSWGRPQLDMIKDFCQSRFGWAGRKTAETLQPVIKQLNTQQTQLRIDTFFRMEQQEKQAVRSQRLRRAITCMKRKENGNDDAESDEEIVTPPKSKKGKTIEEGRKKAENSNRREWNESVGGGGFLGSEEIAQTLTTSLNGVSSASQEERLPKASKTGPKQSSSSSGEDSEDNSAKVAMVTAQSVFKGSTRARGHKSRRARGRGKKN, encoded by the exons ATGGGAGTGCACGGACTTTGGAGGCTCCTGGAGAGCACGGGGAAACCCATAAATCCAGAAACTCTGGAGGGTAAAATTCTTGCTGTTG ATATCAGTATTTGGCTCAATCAAGCCGTGAAGGGGGTGCGAGACCGTGAAGGCAACAATGTCCAGAACGCCCATCTTCTCACTCTCTTCCACCGCATCTGCAAGCTGCTATATTTCCGCATCAGGCCAGTGTTTGTCTTTGATGGAGATGCTCCACTGCTGAAGAAACAAACTCTG GTCTTGAGACGGCAGAGGAAGGAAGAGTTGCGCCAAGAGTCCCAAAAGACTAATGAGAAACTCCTCAGGACATTCCTGAAGCGGCAAGCTATCAAAGCAGTGCTTGGAGGTGACAG TAAGGATCCGCTACCGAGCCTATCCAGTGTGAAGAGAAATGAGGTGGATGACATGTACGTTCTACCAGCCCTGCCGCAGGCagatgaggacaaaaaaagcag ttcagaggaggaggaagagaaagaGTCTGAGGATGAGGTTGATGATATTCATCAG GGGGAGGAATTTTACGACGACTCCAACTCTGTGGACATCAACTCTGAGCAGTTTGCCTGCCTCCCACTTGAAATGAAACATGAGCTCCTCAAAGACATGAAAGAGTTTTCAAAAAGGCGCCGGACCCTGTACCACAAACCCCCCGAG CTCTCCACAGATTTTTCCCAGTATCAGTTATCCGGCTTGCTGCACAGGAACAAGCTGAATCAACGTCTGGAGGGagttgaaaaagaaatgaacgAGCGCAGTGCCGGCAACGCGCCGCAGCTTTCTGGGCAGGACCGGCAGAGCCATGACGTGGAGTCGCGTCGCCTTGTTTCAGAAGATAACTCTCACTACATCCTCATTAAAG GCTCAAGCCAAAGTAAAACTCCCTCAGCGAGCCAGCCGGTTTCCGCACCCTGGAGCGGGAACGCCCTAGCGGGCTTTATAAAGAGAGCGGTGGACAAACCGGAGCCCCTGTGGCGACCAATCTCCGAGGATGAAGAGAAAAGGCAAGTTCCACGTCCAGACGATTGTCAGGCATCTGCGTCCAAACTCCATTCGCCGCCTTCACCTCGTACATTGAAGGCCATCCAGGCCGCCATGAGCGACAGCTCGGATGTGGAGAAGCAGGAAGAGAGCGACGGTAAGGTCTCTCCACGAACTCTGATCGCCATCCAACGAGCTCTAGAGGAGGACGAGAAGGAAGATGGAGCGAAGCATCAGACGCCGAGCGTCAGCTCTGTCGCAAAGTTGCAAATAGACATCAGTAGTTCAGAGGAGGAGACAGAACCTATCGGAGACGCCAAAGAAAAAACGGATTTTAAGCGCGTCGCCGATCATTTGTTCAATAGTGGTTCCGATTCTATGGATGAGGTCATCGGACAGAGGTATGAAGCGTTTCACACTTCAGCTGCGACTCAGAAACTGAAGGAAGGATCCGACAAGCGAAACCTGAGGGAGGAGGCCAGCGAGGTCAACAAGGATGAGGAAATATTTAAAGATGAATCGCCTGCCGCCATGACGCTCAGTAGAAAGGCCGACGAGACGGGTGACTCGGAGCAAGGCTCGATTTTTGAGAAGGAACAGCGTGTCCGTCCTGAGGCGGCCGAGCAGCTCCTCGCAAAACGACTCGGGGACTCTCCGAGTCACCTTGAGCCGCCTGAGCGGATCAATAATGAATCGCCCACTCTACAAATGAGCCTTAACGCTGAGATCATCGACGATAGCGAATCAGACG AGAGCTTCGTTGAAATATCGGAGGAGGACGCAGAGGAGATCTATAAAGAGGAGACCACGCAAGCAGAAAGTCAGTCGGCCGCCGTTCCAGACGAGTCTTTGAAGGTCAACGACGAGCCAGACACGAAAACGCAAACTGACGAGGAGGAAGAGTCGGACGAGGGAAAAGAGGACATTTCCCCTTCCAGCCCTGCAGTTAATGAGTGGGAAGATTTGAATGTG GATGAGCTGCAGTCTCTGGAGACTTCTCTGCTGGTGGAGCAGAGCAACCTGAAAGAGCAGAAACAGCAGCAGGAGAGGATGGCCAATACCGTCACAGGTCAGATGTACCTGGAGAGCCAA GAGCTCCTACGTCTGTTCGGCATTCCCTTCCTGGTGGCTCCGATGGAGGCGGAGGCGCAGTGCGCCGCCCTCGACCGGGCCGACCAAACCAACGGGACCATAACCGACGACTCGGACGTTTGGCTGTTTGGGGGGCGACATGTTTACAAGAACTTCTTCAGCCAGAATAAATATGTGGAGCACTACCAGTACAGTGACCTGCAGAACCAACTGG GTCTGGACAGAACCAAACTGATCAACCTGGCTTACCTGCTCGGAAGCGATTACACCGAGGGCGTGCCCGGGATCGGTTACGTGACCGGCATGGAGCTCCTGAACGAATTCCCTGGACCTGGCTTGGAGCCACTAACGCAGTTCTG GACGTGGTGGTCGGAGGCGCAAGAGAAAAAACGTTTGACGGCCGATCCCCGGGacacaaaagtgaaaaaaaagctgagaGGGCTGAAACTTCAGACCGGTTTCCCGAACCCCGCCGTGGCTCAGGCTTACCTGCAGCCCGCCGTGGACGAGTCGGACAGCTCGTTCAGCTGGGGACGCCCTCAACTGGACATGATCAAAGA TTTCTGTCAGAGTCGTTTCGGATGGGCCGGTCGAAAAACGGCGGAAACTCTTCAGCCTGTCATCAAGCAACTCAACACACAGCAG ACTCAGTTACGGATCGACACGTTCTTCCGCATGGAGCAACAGGAAAAGCAGGCGGTCCGAAGTCAGCGTCTCCGCCGCGCCATCACCTGCATGAAAAGGAAGGAGAACGGAAACGACGACGCGGAGTCTGACGAGGAAATCGTCACGCCGCCTAAATCGAAGAAAGGGAAGACGATAGAAGAGGGCCGGAAGAAAGCTGAAAATAGCAACAGGAGAGAATGGAACGAATCGGTGGGAGGGGGCGGCTTTTTGGGTTCTGAGGAAATTGCACAAACTCTGACAACATCTTTGAACGGAGTGAGTAGCGCTAGCCAGGAGGAACGTTTGCCAAAAGCTTCCAAGACTGGACCAAagcagagcagcagcagctctgGCGAAGACAGCGAAGATAATTCTGCTAAAGTCGCCATGGTTACGGCTCAATCTGTGTTCAAGGGGAGCACGAGAGCTCGCGGTCATAAAAGCAGGAGAGCAAGAGGACgaggaaagaaaaactga
- the mettl21e gene encoding methyltransferase like 21e isoform X1: protein MESRECDERSESEADPAVGEELAKAILARQFHPSVIGPEMWEGYIFSDQQIRIKESTDLYGAVLWPSAMVLCHFLETNRDEYNLLDKNVIELGAGTGLVSIVSCLLGAKVTCTDLPDVLGNLQYNVTCNTRGRCKYTPLVTELVWGPEVEQKFPQSTQHFDYILAADVVYAHPYLDQLLDTFSYLCQLDTQILWAMRFRLDPENGFVERFRQRFHLEELYDLPSLSIKLYRAWRRDKRTKAQEAAPV from the exons ATGGAGTCTCGGGAGTGTGACGAGAGGTCCGAGTCTG AAGCAGACCCGGCCGTTGGTGAAGAACTCGCCAAGGCCATTTTAGCCCGCCAGTTCCACCCTTCTGTCATCGGTCCAGAGATGTGGGAGGGTTACATCTTCTCTGACCAGCAGATCCGTATTAAAGAATCCACAGACCTCTACGGAGCTGTACTCTGGCCCTCG GCAATGGTGTTGTGTCACTTCCTGGAGACCAACCGTGACGAGTACAACCTGCTGGACAAGAACGTGATAGAACTTGGTGCGGGAACTGGTCTGGTCTCCATCGTTTCTTGTCTTTTAG GTGCTAAGGTCACTTGCACAGACCTCCCTGATGTGCTCGGGAATCTCCAGTACAACGTCACGTGCAACACAAGAGGACGGTGCAAATACACCCCTCTG GTCACAGAGCTGGTCTGGGGCCCAGAGGTGGAGCAGAAGTTCCCCCAAAGCACACAGCATTTCGACTACATCCTGGCTGCAGACGTGGTGTACGCGCACCCCTACCTGGACCAGCTGTTGGACACGTTCAGCTACCTGTGTCAGCTCGACACGCAAATCCTGTGGGCCATGCGTTTCCGCCTGGACCCCGAGAACGGCTTTGTGGAGCGTTTTCGCCAGCGCTTCCACCTGGAGGAGCTGTACGACCTCCCCAGTCTTAGCATCAAACTGTACCGGGCTTGGAGGAGGGACAAGAGGACCAAAGCTCAAGAAGCAGCTCCTGTCTAA
- the mettl21e gene encoding methyltransferase like 21e isoform X2: protein MESRECDERSESDPAVGEELAKAILARQFHPSVIGPEMWEGYIFSDQQIRIKESTDLYGAVLWPSAMVLCHFLETNRDEYNLLDKNVIELGAGTGLVSIVSCLLGAKVTCTDLPDVLGNLQYNVTCNTRGRCKYTPLVTELVWGPEVEQKFPQSTQHFDYILAADVVYAHPYLDQLLDTFSYLCQLDTQILWAMRFRLDPENGFVERFRQRFHLEELYDLPSLSIKLYRAWRRDKRTKAQEAAPV from the exons ATGGAGTCTCGGGAGTGTGACGAGAGGTCCGAGTCTG ACCCGGCCGTTGGTGAAGAACTCGCCAAGGCCATTTTAGCCCGCCAGTTCCACCCTTCTGTCATCGGTCCAGAGATGTGGGAGGGTTACATCTTCTCTGACCAGCAGATCCGTATTAAAGAATCCACAGACCTCTACGGAGCTGTACTCTGGCCCTCG GCAATGGTGTTGTGTCACTTCCTGGAGACCAACCGTGACGAGTACAACCTGCTGGACAAGAACGTGATAGAACTTGGTGCGGGAACTGGTCTGGTCTCCATCGTTTCTTGTCTTTTAG GTGCTAAGGTCACTTGCACAGACCTCCCTGATGTGCTCGGGAATCTCCAGTACAACGTCACGTGCAACACAAGAGGACGGTGCAAATACACCCCTCTG GTCACAGAGCTGGTCTGGGGCCCAGAGGTGGAGCAGAAGTTCCCCCAAAGCACACAGCATTTCGACTACATCCTGGCTGCAGACGTGGTGTACGCGCACCCCTACCTGGACCAGCTGTTGGACACGTTCAGCTACCTGTGTCAGCTCGACACGCAAATCCTGTGGGCCATGCGTTTCCGCCTGGACCCCGAGAACGGCTTTGTGGAGCGTTTTCGCCAGCGCTTCCACCTGGAGGAGCTGTACGACCTCCCCAGTCTTAGCATCAAACTGTACCGGGCTTGGAGGAGGGACAAGAGGACCAAAGCTCAAGAAGCAGCTCCTGTCTAA
- the LOC119120539 gene encoding protein-lysine methyltransferase METTL21C: MMMGVSTKMLSITRQAADAHRLQTRTFSELKHLRSAFHMATSSCTEEAKQSEVTMEEDEVPTEAMEESEVVHEQHRQGWTPCVFFEANKEMYHYVGQKIVIQEGLDSYGGMIWPAALALCQYLDSHRDQPNLTDKAVLEIGAGTGLLSIVASLLGAWVTATDLPDILGNLRFNLSKNTRGRCRHTPQVAPLSWGHDLERNYPTSVYRYDYILAADVIYHHDYLDELLATLKHFCKPGTTLILANKLRIESDHTFLDKLKRAFHTMLLEEDESLIILMATCREGEERKDIQELPSRLLG, encoded by the exons ATGATGATGGGAGTGTCCACCAAGATGCTCTCTATAACACGCCAGGCTGCAGATGCACACAGATTGCAAACCAGAACTTTCTCGGAACTAAAACACTTACGCAG TGCATTTCACATGGCTACTTCGTCATGCACTGAAGAAGCCAAGCAGAGTGAGGTGACgatggaggaagatgaagtgCCGACAGAGGCGATGG AGGAGTCAGAAGTTGTCCACGAGCAGCACAGACAAGGGTGGACACCGTGCGTCTTCTTCGAGGCAAATAAAGAGATGTATCATTACGTCGGGCAGAAGATCGTCATCCAGGAAGGTCTTGACTCCTACGGAGGAATGATATGGCCTGCG GCTTTGGCTCTCTGTCAGTATTTGGACTCTCATCGGGACCAGCCGAATCTCACGGACAAAGCCGTGCTGGAGATCGGTGCAGGGACCGGCTTGCTGTCCATTGTGGCCTCGCTCCTTG GGGCTTGGGTGACCGCCACCGACCTTCCGGACATTCTCGGCAACCTGAGATTCAACCTGAGCAAGAACACCAGGGGACGCTGCAGACACACCCCCCAGGTGGCCCCTCTGTCTTGGGGTCACGACCTGGAGCGCAATTACCCCACGTCGGTCTATCGCTACGACTACATCCTGGCAGCTGATGTGATCTACCACCACGACTacctggatgagcttctggcCACCTTGAAGCATTTCTGCAAGCCAGGGACTACCTTGATCTTGGCCAACAAGCTCAGAATAGAGTCTGACCATACGTTTCTGGACAAATTGAAAAGGGCTTTTCACACCATGTTGCTGGAAGAAGATGAATCGTTAATCATCTTAATGGCCACGTGCAGAGAAGGTGAGGAGAGAAAGGACATCCAGGAACTACCATCTCGATTACTCGGTTGA